A single Mastomys coucha isolate ucsf_1 chromosome X, UCSF_Mcou_1, whole genome shotgun sequence DNA region contains:
- the Amelx gene encoding amelogenin, X isoform isoform X4 has product MGTWILFACLLGAAFAMPLPPHPGSPGYINLSYEVLTPLKWYQSMIRQPHPPSHTLQPHHHLPVVPAQQPVAPQQPMMPVPGHHSMTPTQHHQPNIPPSAQQPFQQPFQPQAIPPQSHQPMQPQSPLHPMQPLAPQPPLPPLFSMQPLSPILPELPLEAWPATDKTKREEVAFSPMKWHQGMTRHPLNMESTTEK; this is encoded by the exons CTACCACCTCATCCTGGGAGCCCTGGTTATATCAACTTAAGCTATGAG GTGCTTACCCCTTTGAAGTGGTACCAGAGCATGATAAGGCAGCCG CATCCCCCGAGTCACACCCTTCAGCCTCATCACCACCTCCCAGTGGTGCCAGCTCAACAGCCCGTGGCCCCCCAGCAACCAATGATGCCAGTTCCTGGCCACCACTCCATGACTCCAACCCAACACCATCAGCCAAACATCCCTCCATCCGCCCAGCAGCCCTTCCAGCAGCCCTTCCAGCCCCAGGCCATTCCACCCCAGTCTCATCAGCCCATGCAGCCCCAGTCACCTCTGCATCCCATGCAGCCCCTGGCACCACAGCCACCTCTGCCTCCACTGTTCTCCATGCAGCCCCTGTCCCCCATTCTTCCTGAGCTGCCTCTGGAAGCTTGGCCAGCGACAGACAAGACCAAGCGGGAAGAAGTG GCGTTTTCTCCTATGAAGTGGCACCAGGGCATGACAAGGCATCCG CTTAACATGGAAAGCACAACAGAAAAATGA
- the Amelx gene encoding amelogenin, X isoform isoform X1: MGTWILFACLLGAAFAMPLPPHPGSPGYINLSYEVLTPLKWYQSMIRQPYPSYGYEPMGGWLHHQIIPVLSQQHPPSHTLQPHHHLPVVPAQQPVAPQQPMMPVPGHHSMTPTQHHQPNIPPSAQQPFQQPFQPQAIPPQSHQPMQPQSPLHPMQPLAPQPPLPPLFSMQPLSPILPELPLEAWPATDKTKREEVAFSPMKWHQGMTRHPLNMESTTEK; the protein is encoded by the exons CTACCACCTCATCCTGGGAGCCCTGGTTATATCAACTTAAGCTATGAG GTGCTTACCCCTTTGAAGTGGTACCAGAGCATGATAAGGCAGCCG TATCCTTCCTATGGTTACGAACCCATGGGTGGATGGCTGCACCACCAAATCATCCCTGTGCTGTCTCAACAGCATCCCCCGAGTCACACCCTTCAGCCTCATCACCACCTCCCAGTGGTGCCAGCTCAACAGCCCGTGGCCCCCCAGCAACCAATGATGCCAGTTCCTGGCCACCACTCCATGACTCCAACCCAACACCATCAGCCAAACATCCCTCCATCCGCCCAGCAGCCCTTCCAGCAGCCCTTCCAGCCCCAGGCCATTCCACCCCAGTCTCATCAGCCCATGCAGCCCCAGTCACCTCTGCATCCCATGCAGCCCCTGGCACCACAGCCACCTCTGCCTCCACTGTTCTCCATGCAGCCCCTGTCCCCCATTCTTCCTGAGCTGCCTCTGGAAGCTTGGCCAGCGACAGACAAGACCAAGCGGGAAGAAGTG GCGTTTTCTCCTATGAAGTGGCACCAGGGCATGACAAGGCATCCG CTTAACATGGAAAGCACAACAGAAAAATGA
- the Amelx gene encoding amelogenin, X isoform isoform X2 — protein MGTWILFACLLGAAFAMPLPPHPGSPGYINLSYEKSHSQAINTDRTALVLTPLKWYQSMIRQPYPSYGYEPMGGWLHHQIIPVLSQQHPPSHTLQPHHHLPVVPAQQPVAPQQPMMPVPGHHSMTPTQHHQPNIPPSAQQPFQQPFQPQAIPPQSHQPMQPQSPLHPMQPLAPQPPLPPLFSMQPLSPILPELPLEAWPATDKTKREEVD, from the exons CTACCACCTCATCCTGGGAGCCCTGGTTATATCAACTTAAGCTATGAG aAGTCACATTCTCAGGCTATCAATACTGACAGGACTGCATTA GTGCTTACCCCTTTGAAGTGGTACCAGAGCATGATAAGGCAGCCG TATCCTTCCTATGGTTACGAACCCATGGGTGGATGGCTGCACCACCAAATCATCCCTGTGCTGTCTCAACAGCATCCCCCGAGTCACACCCTTCAGCCTCATCACCACCTCCCAGTGGTGCCAGCTCAACAGCCCGTGGCCCCCCAGCAACCAATGATGCCAGTTCCTGGCCACCACTCCATGACTCCAACCCAACACCATCAGCCAAACATCCCTCCATCCGCCCAGCAGCCCTTCCAGCAGCCCTTCCAGCCCCAGGCCATTCCACCCCAGTCTCATCAGCCCATGCAGCCCCAGTCACCTCTGCATCCCATGCAGCCCCTGGCACCACAGCCACCTCTGCCTCCACTGTTCTCCATGCAGCCCCTGTCCCCCATTCTTCCTGAGCTGCCTCTGGAAGCTTGGCCAGCGACAGACAAGACCAAGCGGGAAGAAGTG Gattaa
- the Amelx gene encoding amelogenin, X isoform isoform X6 has protein sequence MGTWILFACLLGAAFAMPLPPHPGSPGYINLSYEVLTPLKWYQSMIRQPHPPSHTLQPHHHLPVVPAQQPVAPQQPMMPVPGHHSMTPTQHHQPNIPPSAQQPFQQPFQPQAIPPQSHQPMQPQSPLHPMQPLAPQPPLPPLFSMQPLSPILPELPLEAWPATDKTKREEVD, from the exons CTACCACCTCATCCTGGGAGCCCTGGTTATATCAACTTAAGCTATGAG GTGCTTACCCCTTTGAAGTGGTACCAGAGCATGATAAGGCAGCCG CATCCCCCGAGTCACACCCTTCAGCCTCATCACCACCTCCCAGTGGTGCCAGCTCAACAGCCCGTGGCCCCCCAGCAACCAATGATGCCAGTTCCTGGCCACCACTCCATGACTCCAACCCAACACCATCAGCCAAACATCCCTCCATCCGCCCAGCAGCCCTTCCAGCAGCCCTTCCAGCCCCAGGCCATTCCACCCCAGTCTCATCAGCCCATGCAGCCCCAGTCACCTCTGCATCCCATGCAGCCCCTGGCACCACAGCCACCTCTGCCTCCACTGTTCTCCATGCAGCCCCTGTCCCCCATTCTTCCTGAGCTGCCTCTGGAAGCTTGGCCAGCGACAGACAAGACCAAGCGGGAAGAAGTG Gattaa
- the Amelx gene encoding amelogenin, X isoform isoform X3, producing the protein MGTWILFACLLGAAFAMPLPPHPGSPGYINLSYEVLTPLKWYQSMIRQPYPSYGYEPMGGWLHHQIIPVLSQQHPPSHTLQPHHHLPVVPAQQPVAPQQPMMPVPGHHSMTPTQHHQPNIPPSAQQPFQQPFQPQAIPPQSHQPMQPQSPLHPMQPLAPQPPLPPLFSMQPLSPILPELPLEAWPATDKTKREEVD; encoded by the exons CTACCACCTCATCCTGGGAGCCCTGGTTATATCAACTTAAGCTATGAG GTGCTTACCCCTTTGAAGTGGTACCAGAGCATGATAAGGCAGCCG TATCCTTCCTATGGTTACGAACCCATGGGTGGATGGCTGCACCACCAAATCATCCCTGTGCTGTCTCAACAGCATCCCCCGAGTCACACCCTTCAGCCTCATCACCACCTCCCAGTGGTGCCAGCTCAACAGCCCGTGGCCCCCCAGCAACCAATGATGCCAGTTCCTGGCCACCACTCCATGACTCCAACCCAACACCATCAGCCAAACATCCCTCCATCCGCCCAGCAGCCCTTCCAGCAGCCCTTCCAGCCCCAGGCCATTCCACCCCAGTCTCATCAGCCCATGCAGCCCCAGTCACCTCTGCATCCCATGCAGCCCCTGGCACCACAGCCACCTCTGCCTCCACTGTTCTCCATGCAGCCCCTGTCCCCCATTCTTCCTGAGCTGCCTCTGGAAGCTTGGCCAGCGACAGACAAGACCAAGCGGGAAGAAGTG Gattaa
- the Amelx gene encoding amelogenin, X isoform isoform X5 gives MGTWILFACLLGAAFAMPVLTPLKWYQSMIRQPYPSYGYEPMGGWLHHQIIPVLSQQHPPSHTLQPHHHLPVVPAQQPVAPQQPMMPVPGHHSMTPTQHHQPNIPPSAQQPFQQPFQPQAIPPQSHQPMQPQSPLHPMQPLAPQPPLPPLFSMQPLSPILPELPLEAWPATDKTKREEVD, from the exons GTGCTTACCCCTTTGAAGTGGTACCAGAGCATGATAAGGCAGCCG TATCCTTCCTATGGTTACGAACCCATGGGTGGATGGCTGCACCACCAAATCATCCCTGTGCTGTCTCAACAGCATCCCCCGAGTCACACCCTTCAGCCTCATCACCACCTCCCAGTGGTGCCAGCTCAACAGCCCGTGGCCCCCCAGCAACCAATGATGCCAGTTCCTGGCCACCACTCCATGACTCCAACCCAACACCATCAGCCAAACATCCCTCCATCCGCCCAGCAGCCCTTCCAGCAGCCCTTCCAGCCCCAGGCCATTCCACCCCAGTCTCATCAGCCCATGCAGCCCCAGTCACCTCTGCATCCCATGCAGCCCCTGGCACCACAGCCACCTCTGCCTCCACTGTTCTCCATGCAGCCCCTGTCCCCCATTCTTCCTGAGCTGCCTCTGGAAGCTTGGCCAGCGACAGACAAGACCAAGCGGGAAGAAGTG Gattaa